Within the Streptomyces sp. NBC_00353 genome, the region AGAGAGGTCCGCATCTGCTCGTCGGTCATGCGCTCAGGATGCCGTCGATCGTCCCGCCGACCGTGCCACTGGAGCTGCCGCCCCTCGCGTTTCCCCTGAATACGTCAGTACGTCGGAATACGTCGGAATACGTCGGCCCCGTAGTCACATACGTAACAAAGAAAGCCGCAAGCGCTTCCCAAACAGATCGTCAATTCTCATATAGTGACCTCGACTTGATTAGGAATTATCAGCTCCAGTTATCGCCCTCACCCTCGCCCGCGCCGAACTGTCCGGATCCGCCCTGTCCGTCACCGTCCGCCCCCAAGGACTCCGCTTGCGCTCCTCATCCCGGCCGACCGCACTGGCCCTGCTGGTCTCGGCGGCCGTCACCGGCTCCTGCTGCCTGTGGGCGGCCGTCGCCGCCCCCGCCTCGGTAAGGACCCCGCTGGCCTGGGGGGCGGGCGCCGCCGCCGTGCTGCTGTCGGTCGCCGTGGCGGCCGCCGTGCACGCCCGGGTCACCATGCGCCTGCTGCGCGCGCGTCACGCGGTGGAGGCCGAGCGGTTCACCGCGGAGACCTCGCGGCTGGTGTCGACGTCCGCGGCCGAGGCCCAGCGGTTCACCGCGGAGACGGCCAGGATCAAGGCCGCCGCCTCGGCCGAGACCGCCCGGATCACCGAGCAGGCGGCCGCCGAGGCCGCCCGGCTGGGCGCCGAGGTGGAACAGCTGACCGCCCGCGCGGCCCGCAGCGCCACCGAGCGCTCCGCCGCGGTCGCCGCATGCGCCAATGCCGCGGGCCGGATGCAGGCCCTGGCCACGAGCATGCTCGCCGACCTGCGCGAGATGGAGCACCGGCACTCCGCCGAGGACATCCTCGGGGATCTGCTGCACCTGGACCACCGCACCGCCCAGGTCGGCCGGGTGGCCGACTCGATCGCCGTGCTGACCGGTGCCCGCTCCGGACGCCGCTGGGCGAAGCCGATCGTGATGGAGTCCATCCTGCGCGGCGCGATGGGCCGGATCGGCGGCTATCAGCGGGTACGTCTCCACTCGACCAGTGATGTCGCGATCGCCGGCCACGCCGCCGAGGGTGTCATGCACGCCCTCGCCGAACTCCTCGACAACGCTGCCAACTTCTCGCCGCCCACCGCGGAAGTCCATGTGTACGTCGAGGAGGTGCCGGCCGGTGTCGTGCTGACTGTCGAGGACAGCGGCCTGGTGATGAGCGATGTGCAGTTGCGGCGCGCCGAGCGCGCGGTGTCCGCGACCGACCAGGACCTGGCCGGGCTGTCCGGCACCCGGCTCGGCCTGGCCGTCGTCGGCCGGCTGGCCCGCAAGCACGGTCTGACGGTGTCGTTCCGGCCGTCCGCGCGGGGCGGCACGGGAGCATTGATGATGCTCCCGCAGGAGCTCATCACCCGGACCCCGGTGGCCGTTCCGGCACCCGCCCCGGTCACCGCGACGCCGCCCCTCGCGCCGGCCGCCGGGCCGGAACCCGCCCACGACGCGACGGACACGGCACCGGAGGCCGACGCCGGCACCGGCACCGGCGCTGAGCCCGGCACAGAGACCGGCACCGACGCCGAGCCCGAGCCCGCCACCGGCGAGAGCGGACTGCCCAAGCGCACCCGCGGTCGTACCCTCGCCGCCGCCGAGGCCCGCGCCCGGACCGACGGCGCCACCGCAACTCCCCGGCCCCGTACCGCCGACCCCAAGGAACAGGCAGCGCGCTTCAGCAGCTTCCGCCAGGCTGTACGGCCCAATTCCCCGCACCCGGAAGGCAACACCCGATGACCGCGACCACCGACGAGAAGCTCAACTGGCTGCTGGAGGGGCTCCTGGAGCGCACCCCCGGCACCCGGCATGCCCTCGTCCTCTCCAGGGACGGCCTCAAGCTGTGCCGCACCCCCGAGCTCTCCGTCGACCAGGCCGACCAGCTGGCCGCGATCTCGGCCGGCATCCAGAGCCTCTCGCACGGCGCGTCCGTCGAGTTCGGTGACGGCACCGGCGGCGTACGGTCCGCGATGGCCGAGTTCTACGGCGGCGTGCTGTTCATCGTCGAGGCGGGCGCGGGCGCCCATCTCGCGGTCGTCGCCTCCGAGGACGCCGATGTCGGCCTCATCGGGCACAACATGAGCGAGCTCGTCGAGCAGCTCGGCGAGCACCTCAGTGCCCCGCCGCGCTCCACCGCGGACCCGACTGCCACCGTCGACGCGACCGCCGACGTATGACCCGCCCCCGACCCGGCCGGGACGACGGTCCGGACCGGCTGTACACCCTCACCGGTGGCCGCAGCCGGTCCGATTCGGACGCGTTCGACCTGGTGACGCTGGTGGTCTCCGAATGCGAGCCGTCCCCCGGCATGCAGTCGGAGCACGTCACCATCCTGCGCATGTGCGAGCGCCCCACCGCGGTCGTGGAGATCGCGGCGGGCCTCGGCCTGCCGGTCAGCATCGTCCGGATCATGCTGTCCGATCTGCTGGCCACCGGCCGGATCAGCGCCCGTCACCCCCGTACCGCCCGTGTCGCGGACCGGTTCCCCGACCCCGACATCCTGGAACAGGTGCTCGTTGGACTCCGCAACCTCTGACCGTTCCGCCCTGCAGGCGACGGCCGACAACGGACTGAAGATCGTCGTCGTCGGCGGCTTCGGCGTCGGCAAGACCACCATGGTCCGATCCGTCAGCGAGATCCGTCCGCTGAACACGGAAGAGACCATGACCCGCGCGGGCGAGGCCGTCGACCGTCTCGACGGGGTGTACGCGAAATCGTCCACGACCGTCGCCTTCGACTTCGGCCGGATCACGCTCGACGAACGCTCGGTGCTGTACCTGTTCGGCGCCCCCGGTCAGGAACGCTTCTGGTTCCTGTGGGACCGGCTGTTCTCGGGCACGCTCGGCGCCGTCGTCCTCGTCGACACCCGTCGGCTCGCCGACTCCTGGTACGCGATCGACCGCCTGGAGCACCACGGCACGCCGTTCATCGTGGCGTGCAACGACTTCGGCGGCCCGCTCCACACCGAACAGCAGATACGTGAGGCGCTCGACCTCTCGGACGACATACCCCTGGTGGAGTGCGACGCCCGGGACCGTTCGTCGAGCAAGTACGTACTGATCACGCTGGTCGAGCACCTCCATGCGCTCGCGCAGGGCAAGGTGTCCGCCCCGTCCGCCGCCCGTCCGGAGACCACGCCGGAGCCCGCACCGCAGAAGACCCCGGAGCCCAGCTCGTGACTCAGCCCCCGGCGCCCCCCGCCGGCTGCCCCGTCCCGCACGGCCCCGCGCCGCTCTCGGGCCCCCGGTTCCAGACCGAACCGACCCGGCTGTACCGGGAGATGCGCCGCGACCACGGAGCCGTGGCGCCTGTCGTCCTCGACGGCGACGTACCCGCCTGGCTCGTCCTCGGCTACCGCGAACTGCACCAGCTGACCAACGACCCGGTGCTGTTCAGCCGCGACTCCGACCTGTGGAACCAGTGGGACCGCATTCCGGACGACTGGCCGCTGCTGCCGATGATCGGCCGCAAGCAGCCGTCGATCCTGTACACGGTCGGCCCGCGCCACACCGAGCGCGCCGCGATGATCAGCAACGCGCTGGAGGCCGTCGACCCGTTCGCGCTCAAGCGGTACGCGGAGGACTTCGCGGACACGCTCATCGACCGGTTCTGCTCCAAGGGCGGGACCGACATCATCGCCGACTACGCGATGCTGCTCCCGGCCCTCGTCCTGGCGAAGATCTACGGCTTCGGCAGCGATACCGGATTTGCGCTCGTCGGCTCGATCAACGACATGATCGACGGCCGCGAGCGGGCCCTCGCCGGGCAGCAGCACCTCGCCTCGTCCATGGTCCAGCTGCTGGTCGACAAGAACGCCGAGCCCGCCGACGACGTCGCCACCCGGATGCTCGCCGACCCCGGCGGCTTCACCGACGAGGAAATCGCCCAGGACCTGATGGTCATGATGGCCGCGGGCCACCAGCCGACCGCCGACTGGATGGGCAACTCGCTGCGGCTGATGCTCACCGACGACCGGTTCGCCGCGTCCCTGTCGGGCGGCCGGCACAGCGTCGCCGAGGCCATGAACGAGGTCCTCTGGGAAGACACCCCGACGCAGAACGTGGCGGGCCGCTGGGCGTCGCGCGACACCCACCTCGGCGGCCGTCACATCCAGGCGGGCGACCTGCTGCTGCTCGGCATCGCCGCCGCCAACGGGGATCCGCAGGTCCGCACCGACGGCTCGTCACTGACCGGCGGCAACAACGCGTTTCTCTCCTTCGGCCACGGCGAGCACCGCTGCCCGTTCCCGGCCCAGGAGACCGCCGAGGTCATCGCCCGTACCGGCATCGAGGTGCTGCTGGACCGGCTGCCGGACCTCGACCTCGCCGTCCCCGCCGAACAGCTGACCCGGCGCCCGTCCCCCTGGCTGCGGGGCCTGACGGACCTGCCCGTGACGTTCACTCCCACCCCCGCCCTTGGAGGCCATTGATGACCCGGATCGCCCTTGACCCCTTCGTCACCGATCTCGACGGCGAGAGCGCCCGGCTGCGCGCGGCGGGTCCGCTCGCCGAGGTGGAGCTGCCGGGCGGGGTGCACTGCTACGCGGTCACCCACCACGCCGAGGCGCGGCAGCTGCTCACCGACAGCCGGGTCGTCAAGGACATCAATGTCTGGAGCGCCTGGCAGCGCGGCGAGATACCGATGGACTGGCCGCTGATCGGCCTCGCCAACCCGGGCCGTTCCATGCTGACGGTCGACGGCGCGGACCACCGCCGGCTGCGCACCCTGGTCGCGCAGGCGCTGACCGTGAAGCGGGTGGAGCGGCTGCGGGCCGGCATCGAGGCGCTGACGACGGCGAGCCTGGACCGGCTGTCGGCGCTGCCCCGGGGCGAGCAGATCGACCTGAAGGCGGAGTTCGCGTACCCGCTGCCGATGAACGTGATCAGCGAGCTGATGGGCGTGGACGCCGCCGACCACCCGCGGCTGAAGGAGCTGTTCGAGAAGTTCTTCTCGACGCAGACGCCGCCGGAGGAGGTCCCGCAGATGATGGCGGACCTCGGCGCCCTCTTCACGAAGATCGTCGACGCCAAGCGTGAGAGCCCGGGTGACGATCTGACGAGCGCCCTGATCGCGGCCTCCGAGGACGGCGACCACCTCACCGACGAGGAGATCGTCAACACCCTCCAGCTGATCATCGCGGCAGGCCACGAGACCACCATCAGCCTGATCGTGAACGCGGTCGTGGCACTCCAGACCCACCCCGAGCAGCGCAAGCAGGTGCTCGGCGGGGAGGTGCCGTGGGAGAACGTGATCGAGGAGACCCTGCGCTGGAACACCCCGACCTCGCATGTGCTGATCCGGTTCGCCACGGAGGACGTCGAAGTCGGCGACAAGGTGCTGCCGAAGGGCGAGGCGCTGATCGTCTCCTTCGGTGCGCTGGGCCGCGACGAGGCGCAGTACGGGCCGACCGCCGGTGACTTCGATGTCACCCGCTCCCCCAACCGCCACATCGCGTTCGGCCACGGCCCGCATGTGTGCCCCGGGGCGGCGCTGTCGCGGCTGGAGGCGGGGGTGGCGCTGCCCGCGCTGTACGAGCGGTTCCCGGATCTGGAACTCGCCGTCCCGGCCTCCGAGCTGCGGAACAAGCCGATCGTCACCCAGAACGACCTGTACGACCTGCCGGTCGAGCTGGGCTGATCCGCCGTTCGAGGTGGTCCACAGGCCGGAGCGGTGTCTCATCCGACGGACACGGTCCTCGACCGTGTCCACGAGGTACTACGCTCCGGTTCGTGGCCGATATCCAGATTCCCGCTGACATCAAGCCCTCCGACGGACGCTTCGGCGCCGGTCCTTCCAAGGTGCGGACGGAGGCGCTCGACGCGCTGGCCGCCACCGGAACGTCTCTTCTCGGTACGTCCCACCGCCAGGCCCCGGTCAAGAACCTGGTCGGCTCGGTGCGTCAGGGTGTGCGCGACCTCTTCTCCCTCCCCGAGGGCTACGAGGTGATCCTGGGCAACGGCGGTTCCACCGCCTTCTGGGACATCGCGACGCACGGTCTGATCGAGACGAAGTCCCAGCACCTCAACTTCGGTGAGTTCTCGTCGAAGTTCACGAAGGCCGCCGAGCTCGCCCCGTGGCTGGCCGACCCGAGCGTCATCGCCTCCGACCCGGGCACCCACCCGGAGCCGCAGGCCGAGGCGGGCGTCGACGTCTACGCGTTCACGCACAACGAGACGTCGACCGGTGTCGCCATGCCGATCAAGCGCGTCTCGGGTGCCGACGAGGGCTCCCTCGTCGTGGTGGACGCCACCTCCGGCGCCGGTGGTCTGCCGGTCGACATCACCGAGACGGACGTCTACTACTTCGGGCCGCAGAAGTCCTTCGCCGCCGACGGTGGCCTGTGGATCGCCGTGTTCTCCCCGGCGGCCCTGGAGCGCGCCGCGCGCATCCATGCCTCCGGCCGCCACATCCCGGAGTTCTTCTCGCTGCCGACGGCGATCGACAACTCCCTGAAGAACCAGACGTACAACACCCCGGCGCTCGCCACGCTGTTCCTCCTGAACGAGCAGCTGACCTGGCTGAACACCCAGGGAGGCCTGGACTTCTCGGTCGGCCGCACCGCCACGTCCGCGCGGAACCTGTACGGCTGGGCCGAGGAGTCGAAGTACGCGACCCCGTTCGTCACCGACCCGGCGAAGCGCTCGCAGGTCATCGGCACCATCGACTTCGCGGACGAGATCGACGCATCGGCGGTCGCCAAGGTGCTGCGCGCCAACGGCATCGTCGACACGGAGCCGTACCGCAAGCTGGGCCGCAACCAGCTGCGTGTCGCGATGTTCCCGGCGATCGACCCGGCGGACGTGCTGGCCCTGACGGCCTGCATCGACTACGTGATCGAGAAGCTGTAACGAGCAGCTGTACGTCTCCGAGGGGCCCTTGGTACGGATCCGTACCAAGGGCCCCTCGCCGTTGCTCAGCCCGCCGCCTCCATCAGGACCGTCCGGAGCCTGCCGATCCCTTCCTCCCACGGCTCCCCGTGCCCGCCCTCGCTCCACAGCTCCAGCAGCTCGGACGGCTCGGTCACCACCCGGTCGAGGGCCTGGACCGCAAGGCCCCGCAGCTCCAGGGGAAGCGTCGGAAGGGGCTCGTCCGGCCCGTACGCAGTCGTCACGGGCTCCCCGCCCGGGCACTGCGCGGCCACCAGGGCGGCCGCTGCCACGGCCACAACGGCCTCGTCGGAGTCGAGGTGGTCCTGAGTCCCGACGACCACCGAAAGAGCCTCCCGGATCAGCTCGGCACGCTCGCCCTCCGGGGCGTCGTCCAGGTCCCCCGAGAAGTCCGCTGCGGTGTCGCTGTCGAAATGACCGATGTCCCAGGTGCCCATGGCAACCCCTCCCTCAGTGATGCGGTTCATCGTGCCAACGATTCCTAATCTTTTTGTCAAGCGGCGTTCGTGATGGGGGGTATGGGTTCGTAGCACCGTCCGTCGCGCAACAGGGCCCACAAGACGTTGACCCGGCGGCGGGCGAGGGCGAGGACGGCCTGGGTATGGCGTTTGCCTTCGGCGCGTTTGCGGTCGTAGAAGCGGCGGGACTCCTCGCAGCAGCGGATGCTGATCAACGCCGAGGTATAGAACACGCGCTGGAGGCGTCGGCTGTAACGTCTGGGCCGGTGCAGGTTGCCGCTGATCTTGCCCGAGTCACGCGGAGCGGGGGCGACGCCGGCGAACCCGGCGAGGCGGTCCGGGCTATCGAAGGCCGTCATGTCGCCGCCGGTGGCGGCGAGGAACTCGGCGCCGAGCAGGGGTCCGATGCCGGGCATGCTCGCGATCACCTCAGCGTGTTTGTGCTCGCGAAACCGGGCCTCGATGAGCTTGTCGGTCTCGGCGATCTGCTCATTGAGGCGCATTACCTCCCTGGCGAGCGTGTGCACGAGCTGGGCCGTCGGCTTCTCCCCGGTCACGCTGGTGTGTTGGTTCTCGGCAGCCGCCAGGGCCGTCTCTGCGAGCTGGGCAGCACCGCGGACCTTGCGGTTGCGCAACCAGGTCTGCAGTCGCCGGGCGCCGGTCCTGCGGATGGCGGCCGGGGTCTGGTAGCCGGTCAGCAGGATCAGCGGGCCGGTGTTGGTGAGGTCCAGTGCCCGGTCCAGAGAGGGAAAGATGCTGGTGAGGTGGTTGTGGAGCCGGTTGATCACGCGGGTGCGGTCGTCGGCGAGGTCGCGGCGATGGCCGGTGAGTACCTTGATCTCGGCGACGAGTTCGTCGCCGGGCCGCAAGGGCTGCAGGTCCCGGCGGATCCGGGCCTGGTCGGCGATGATCGCGGCGTCCTTGGCGTCGGTCTTGCCTTCGCCCCGGTAGCCCTCGGAGGCGCGGCTGACGGCTCGGCCAGGGATGTAGAGCGTGTGCTGGCTGTGGTTGAGGAGCAGATCGATCAGCAGGGCGGCGCCGCCGTCGGCAAGGTCGATGCCCCAGGTGACCTCATCGCCCAGGGCGAGGACATCGGCCAGGAGCTTCAGCAGTTCCGGCTCGTCGTTGGCCACGCGCCGCGACAGCAGCCGTTTGCCGGTGTCGTCGATCACCACGCAGTGGTGATGGGTCCTGCCGGCGTCGATGCCGGCCCAGATCGCTGTCACGCGCTCTCCACGGGTCGTTTGCCTACATGCACCACAGACGACCTCGCTGGCGAGTCCCTACTCAGCGATCGGATCGCAATTCCTAATCAGCAGCCGAGTCGTCGGGGGGTGTCGGGCGGCGAATCGTAGGAAGCCACACGGACGGCAGACCACTGAAAGCCACACCCGACACCCCTGGGTGAGCCAACCCTACGAATGGCTCGCTCATCCCGATCAACAAGGTAGGGACCACTGACAAGGGCATGTCCCGCTCGTTCACTCGACCGAGTGGACGATCACCAACGGGACATGTGGGGGCACACCGTCCTACGATGACGCTCTCGACACCACCCAACAGTCGATGTCGCGGATCTGCTCAAGGCCGGGCAGCACCGGAAGTGACGTCCGTGCGGTGCCACCGCCGCTCCCCGTCCTCCCACTCGTCGGTGGGGACGAGTCCTGCCGCCGCGGCCACCGCCGCGGACGCGGTGTGGTCGGGGTGGATGTGCGCGACGACCGTATGGACCGTGCCCCCGGCCAGCAGGTGCGCCACCAGCCCCGCCGCCGCCTCCTTCGCGTAACCCAGGCCCTGCCACCGGGTGCCGATCACCCAGGCGATCTCGGCCCGCCGACCCACCACCGTGGCCTGGACCCAGCCCGCCAGGCGGCCGTCGGCGCGGACCCGGAGTACCCAGTTCCACCAGTGTTCGGCAGGGTCGGGGGAGCCGGATTCCCAGCGGGTGTAACGAGCCCGGAGGGTGTCGAGGTCCTCCGGGGCGCCGCCCGTGTACGTGTGCAGGGCCGGGTCGGCGAGGACCGCCGCCATCTCCTCGGCGTGCGCGGCTCGCAGCGGAGTTGCGTCGAGCCGCTCGGTGGAGAAGGCCTCGGGCCCGTGGTTCGTCATAGCGCCCGACCCTACGTGCGGCGCTGCACGGGATGGCTCCGGCCCCGGGATCTGCGCCGACGGGGGTCGGGTGCGGTCGGTCAGCCGCGCTTGCGGCGCCGGTTCATGAAGACGAGCGCGCCCACGGCGGCGAGCAGCGCCGCTCCGACCAGCGTGCTGCCCTTCATCTCGCTGCCGCCCCCGCCCGCGCCGCCGGCGGACGACGCGCCGCCGCCGTCCTTCGACGGAGACTTGGAGTCGCTGCCGTTTCCGCGCGCTCCTGCGACGTCCACCCGTACCACCTCGCTCCGCGCGCCCTCCGAGCCGAACATCAGCGCCGAGCCGTCCGCCGTGTACGTCACGGACTCGGCCTGCCCCTGCAGCGGCGCGTCCACACGGTGGTCGGCACCGAGCCGTCCGTCCTCGAACGCGTAGCCACGGGCGCTGAAGTAGGACCGCAGCACCAGTTCCTTCCCGTCCGGCGAGAACGTCCCGTCCGTCACCCATGGCACCTCCCCGACCCGCCGGAACACATTGGTCCGGCCGGTGGTGAGCCGTGCGGGGCCTTCGTAGAGTCCGCCGCCGCCCTCGTTCTTCGAGGCGATGTAGACCCGGCCGGTCTTCGGGTGGACCATCAGCGCCTCGGCGTTGCGCGCCCCGTCCGCGTACTTCACGTCGAACTGGGTCGCCCGGACCGTCGCGTCCTTCAGCACCTTCGGTTCGGGGAACCGGTAGATCCAGACGTGGTCCCAGCTGCCGTTCAGGTTGTCGCCGATGTCGCCGACGTACAGATTGCCGTCGGGCCCGAGCGAGATCGCCTCCACGTCGCGCGGCGCGCCGACCCCGCGCATGGTGATCGTCGCGACGGTCTTCCCGGTCCGGGAGTCGACGGCGTAGATGTACGGTCCGTCCTCGCTGTCGTTGTGCGTCCAGTAGATGCCCGGGTGGGCGCGGCTCGCGGCGAGGCCGCTGGACTCGGTGATCCGGGGGTCCTCGATCGTGAAGCTGCGGTCGGCAGCTCCGTCGTCGGCCGTGGCCGGGACCGCGGTCACGGCCGCACCGGCGAGGACGAGCAGCGCGGCGGCGCCGGAGACAGTCAGATACGAACGCATGGGGTCAAGTGTCCATCGTCACGTCGCAGCCCGGCGCGTTGATCCGCCATGATGTCGCCATGCGTTTCATGTTCGTCGGCGATTCCATGACCATCGGGCGCGCCGGCGACTTCACCTGGCGCTACCGCATGTGGCAGCACCTCGAAGCGGCCTTCGACAGTCCGTACGAGATCGTCGGCCCGCGCACCGAGCTGTACGACACCGTGACGAACACCCCGGGCTCGTACGCGTACGGCGATCCGGAGTTCCCCGCCGAGGCCCGCCGCCATCTGGCGGGCTGGGGCGAGGGGTGGCTGCACATGGCCCCGGTGATCGCGGACACGGTCACCGCGACCCGCGCGGACGTGCTGCTCGTCTCGCTCGGCCTGATAGACCTCGGGTTCTACACGGACAGCGAGCAGACCGCCCTCAACGTAAGGGCGTTCATCGAGGCCGCCCGCACCGCCGCACCTCACGTCAAGGCCGTGCTCCTGCCTGTGATACCGAACGTCCGGGCCGAGTCCGATGCCCCGTTCGCCGCCGAGTGCGACCGCTTCAACGAACTGCTCGCGAAGGCCGTCGCCGATCTCGACACGCCGGCGTCCCCCATCCTGCTGGCGTCGCGCCCGGCCACCTACGACATCCACACGGACACCTACGACGGTACGCACCCCGGCCCCACGGGTGAACAGAAACTTGCCGGGGCGTTCGCCGACGCGATGCACCAGGCGTGGGGCCTGGGCGGTCCCTACATGTCGAGCCCGTCCGGCGGTTGAGGACAACAGCCCCGGGTCCCCCGGATCTCCTCACTGCCCCGCGGGTCGCGCCCGCACATGCATCCGCTCGCCCTGTCTCCCGAACAGGCTGAGGAACTCGACCGGTTCCGGCCCGGCGCTGGCCCACGCATGGGGCGTACGGGTGTCGAACTCCACGACCTCCCCGGCGGTGAGTACGAGATCGTGCTCACCCAGCACCAGCCGAAGCCTCCCGGCCAGCACGTACAGCCACTCGTAGCCCTCGTGCACCCGCTGCTCCAGCGGCCCGGTCGCGCCTCGGCCGCCGGGAAGGATCTGCTTGTACGCGTGCGGCCCGCCGAGGTGACGGGTCAGCGGCATGAATGTCATGCCGTCGCGGGTGAAGGGGCGCAGATGGATGCGGGGATCCCCGGTGGGCGGGGCGCCGACGAGTTCGTCCAGCTGCACGCCGTACGCCTTGGCCAGCGGCAGCAGCAGTTCCAGGGTCGGTCTGCGGTGGCCGGACTCCAGCCGGGAGAGGGTGCTGAGCGAGATGCCGGTCGTATCGCTCAGCTGGGCCAGGGTCGTGCCGCGGTCCCGGCGCAGCGCCCGCAGTCTCGGACCGACACCGGTCAGGACGGCGGCGAACCCGTCTCCGTCCGCCTCTTCTTCTCCCGCTGTCCTCGCACCCTCTGCCATACCTCCATTTGCCGTCCCGGCAAGTGGAGTTGTCAAGCCGCGTGGTCATGGCGAGCTGTCACGGCGAGCCCAGCATGATCAGGGAGAGCCGGGTCAGCTCATCGGTCAGCCAGTCGGGCGTGACCTGGCGCGGACGCCGGCCGTGGTGCGCGAGGAGCTCGTCGACCGAGTGGGTCATCACCATGACCGCGACCCGCTGGTCGCCGTCCCCCACCTCACCCCGCTCCGCGGCACGCTCGGCCTCGCACGTCAGGAACTCCGACCACATCCTCCGCCACATCGCGAGATGGTCGTCCACCGTGCGGCTGACGCCCAGCACTTCGACGAACGCCACCCGCGCGCCGCGCGGATCATCCGTGACGGCCCGCACATAGGCGTCGAAGAGGCGACGGAACCGCTCCTCGGTCGAGCACTCGTCCATGCCGTCGGAGAGCAGGACCGCCTCGGACGCGCGCAGTCCGCGGGTCGCCACCTCGTCGTACAGCGCGATCAACAGCGCCTCCCGCGAGGTGAACTGCTGGGAGAAGGCCCGGACCGGCACCTTCGCCTCGGCACACAGCTGCTCGACGGTCGTGTTTG harbors:
- a CDS encoding WD40 repeat domain-containing protein gives rise to the protein MRSYLTVSGAAALLVLAGAAVTAVPATADDGAADRSFTIEDPRITESSGLAASRAHPGIYWTHNDSEDGPYIYAVDSRTGKTVATITMRGVGAPRDVEAISLGPDGNLYVGDIGDNLNGSWDHVWIYRFPEPKVLKDATVRATQFDVKYADGARNAEALMVHPKTGRVYIASKNEGGGGLYEGPARLTTGRTNVFRRVGEVPWVTDGTFSPDGKELVLRSYFSARGYAFEDGRLGADHRVDAPLQGQAESVTYTADGSALMFGSEGARSEVVRVDVAGARGNGSDSKSPSKDGGGASSAGGAGGGGSEMKGSTLVGAALLAAVGALVFMNRRRKRG
- a CDS encoding GDSL-type esterase/lipase family protein, coding for MRFMFVGDSMTIGRAGDFTWRYRMWQHLEAAFDSPYEIVGPRTELYDTVTNTPGSYAYGDPEFPAEARRHLAGWGEGWLHMAPVIADTVTATRADVLLVSLGLIDLGFYTDSEQTALNVRAFIEAARTAAPHVKAVLLPVIPNVRAESDAPFAAECDRFNELLAKAVADLDTPASPILLASRPATYDIHTDTYDGTHPGPTGEQKLAGAFADAMHQAWGLGGPYMSSPSGG
- a CDS encoding helix-turn-helix domain-containing protein; the encoded protein is MAEGARTAGEEEADGDGFAAVLTGVGPRLRALRRDRGTTLAQLSDTTGISLSTLSRLESGHRRPTLELLLPLAKAYGVQLDELVGAPPTGDPRIHLRPFTRDGMTFMPLTRHLGGPHAYKQILPGGRGATGPLEQRVHEGYEWLYVLAGRLRLVLGEHDLVLTAGEVVEFDTRTPHAWASAGPEPVEFLSLFGRQGERMHVRARPAGQ
- a CDS encoding TetR/AcrR family transcriptional regulator → MVDALVSRGTGTGEAVGTVHAIAEDRAQWRGRLLRAGRALFAAYGYANTTVEQLCAEAKVPVRAFSQQFTSREALLIALYDEVATRGLRASEAVLLSDGMDECSTEERFRRLFDAYVRAVTDDPRGARVAFVEVLGVSRTVDDHLAMWRRMWSEFLTCEAERAAERGEVGDGDQRVAVMVMTHSVDELLAHHGRRPRQVTPDWLTDELTRLSLIMLGSP